In Sphingobacterium thalpophilum, a genomic segment contains:
- a CDS encoding FtsX-like permease family protein, with protein MAKNDFKLAWRKLLKNKGFTFLNIIGLTLGFTGFILSYQYINRETSYDKWNPHYKDIYQVGLEAEGAFTDETSPAMAPLLKQNLPDIIYAGRKIVYNYGSYPLFGEKTVLIKNAALIDSSAARIFQIENATGPLYKNKDQKEATMVKSPIAEQLFKKEDLNFDSPQSIPTQSLALGVRETIYGTIKKQGLSIIDYDLLVIREPQDLFADNNPFLYQTFIQVRPGTDITKLTERINALYQKEIAPKDKIRSSSYAKGKIFLDPLANLHLRPKTGSNTAYIITWIIGILSVLILLLASANFANMIMAQADQRLKELALKKILGSSRWAIVRQLVLEVFILTFSAAILSFVTLALTGNILQKWFNDDLKGYILSSETIVQLTIAVLLTTIISAIYPAIVLSGFKSVNLLKGGLTSILKKGTFRNALLTFQISMAILFISGMLVIRSQLNYMQQADKGFEPAQVVNFKGIGMYYDSKIDGSYQQLKRRLENDPSIASVASATNIPGEGEQPPKMDFSYAQKNVSFAHVGIDPGYFKTLNISSIQGNTTVSIDQLLHDSLANYAIINESAAKNLGLENPIGAKIKGCDVTFEIVGLVKDSKAYGFENVVQPSLYSFKNECGTMRFQTTLMVKTKPGMVDQAINTVKAEWEKNPSAKDLPLDYSFMDEQYALQHKKQHELQTAFNSFTSLSVIIAALGLFSMAAYQAALRKKEMSIRKVLGASVQLLFIQLNKPFFKLFLVGIGIALPIAYLLMNKWLSNFAYHIQLSWWSFLIPIFCIFILILVSISFQSIKVAKTNPIDSLCDE; from the coding sequence ATGGCAAAAAATGATTTCAAACTAGCTTGGCGCAAACTTTTAAAAAATAAAGGTTTTACTTTCTTAAATATTATTGGATTGACCCTGGGTTTTACAGGTTTTATCCTTTCGTATCAATACATCAATCGGGAAACGAGTTACGACAAATGGAATCCCCATTATAAGGATATCTATCAAGTTGGTTTGGAGGCCGAAGGCGCTTTTACAGATGAGACCTCTCCTGCAATGGCTCCATTGCTAAAACAAAATTTACCAGATATCATCTATGCCGGCAGGAAAATAGTTTACAATTACGGCAGTTATCCGCTTTTTGGGGAGAAGACGGTGCTTATCAAAAACGCTGCATTAATTGATTCTTCTGCTGCGCGGATTTTTCAGATAGAAAATGCGACTGGGCCGCTCTACAAAAACAAGGACCAAAAGGAAGCGACCATGGTCAAAAGTCCTATTGCCGAACAACTATTCAAAAAAGAAGATCTAAATTTTGACAGTCCCCAGTCGATTCCAACTCAAAGCCTTGCTCTAGGTGTACGGGAGACGATTTATGGCACTATAAAAAAGCAGGGGCTGTCCATAATTGATTACGATCTCCTTGTCATTCGTGAACCACAGGATCTCTTCGCCGATAATAATCCTTTTTTGTATCAAACTTTTATTCAGGTTCGTCCTGGTACGGATATCACGAAGTTGACCGAACGCATCAATGCACTTTACCAGAAAGAAATTGCACCAAAAGATAAAATACGTTCATCCAGTTATGCCAAGGGAAAAATCTTTCTAGATCCACTTGCCAACCTTCACCTTCGGCCAAAAACAGGCAGTAACACGGCTTATATCATTACGTGGATTATTGGTATTCTTTCGGTCTTGATTCTTTTACTTGCTTCAGCCAATTTTGCCAACATGATTATGGCACAGGCGGATCAACGACTTAAAGAGCTTGCTCTAAAAAAAATATTGGGAAGCTCCCGTTGGGCTATCGTCAGGCAATTGGTACTGGAAGTATTTATCCTGACTTTCAGTGCTGCAATCCTAAGTTTCGTCACTTTGGCCCTCACAGGAAATATCCTCCAAAAATGGTTCAATGATGATCTTAAGGGGTATATTTTGAGTTCAGAGACAATCGTACAACTCACTATCGCAGTACTATTGACAACAATTATATCGGCAATATACCCAGCCATCGTACTCTCGGGCTTCAAATCCGTTAATCTCCTAAAAGGTGGACTGACATCAATACTCAAAAAAGGGACTTTCCGAAATGCACTACTGACGTTCCAGATCAGTATGGCCATCCTGTTTATCTCGGGCATGCTGGTTATTAGATCACAGCTAAATTATATGCAGCAGGCGGATAAAGGATTTGAGCCTGCACAGGTTGTTAATTTCAAAGGAATAGGCATGTATTATGATTCCAAAATTGATGGTTCCTATCAACAACTAAAACGTCGGTTAGAAAATGATCCAAGTATTGCCTCTGTTGCATCAGCGACAAATATTCCAGGGGAAGGCGAACAACCTCCCAAAATGGATTTTTCCTATGCTCAAAAAAACGTTTCGTTTGCACATGTCGGTATTGATCCTGGATACTTCAAGACGCTAAATATCTCCAGTATACAAGGAAACACCACTGTTTCAATAGATCAACTGCTTCACGATTCCTTGGCCAACTATGCTATTATCAACGAATCTGCAGCCAAAAATTTAGGACTTGAAAACCCGATAGGTGCTAAAATCAAAGGCTGTGATGTCACCTTTGAAATTGTTGGCCTAGTCAAAGACAGTAAAGCTTATGGCTTTGAAAATGTAGTTCAGCCGAGCCTATATTCATTTAAAAACGAATGTGGTACTATGCGCTTTCAGACAACCCTCATGGTCAAAACAAAACCGGGAATGGTTGATCAGGCCATCAATACAGTCAAAGCAGAATGGGAGAAAAATCCATCCGCAAAAGATCTGCCTCTTGATTATTCTTTTATGGATGAGCAATATGCTTTACAGCACAAAAAACAGCACGAATTGCAGACTGCTTTTAATAGTTTCACCAGCCTTTCGGTTATCATCGCGGCCTTAGGGCTATTTAGTATGGCGGCGTATCAGGCGGCATTACGAAAAAAGGAAATGAGCATCCGCAAAGTACTGGGGGCCTCGGTACAATTGCTCTTTATTCAATTGAACAAACCATTTTTCAAGCTCTTTTTAGTCGGGATCGGCATAGCCCTTCCAATAGCCTATCTACTCATGAATAAATGGCTTTCCAATTTCGCCTATCATATTCAGCTGTCCTGGTGGTCGTTTTTGATCCCAATATTTTGCATATTTATCCTCATATTGGTTTCCATCAGCTTCCAATCTATAAAAGTCGCAAAAACAAATCCAATAGATAGCCTGTGCGATGAATAA
- a CDS encoding ABC transporter ATP-binding protein, translating to MIQLKNLFKWYNVGGTRSFVLKDVSLDIAEGDFISIMGPSGSGKSTLLNIIGMLDEPDEGEYIFMGENVLEMKAKKRTQLYQSHIGYVFQAYHLLDELTVYENIETPLIYKDISSKERKAIVADMLDRFGIVGKKDLFPAQLSGGQQQIVGIARALAGSPKLLLADEPTGNLNSKQGEEIMDLFKQLNDDGVTIIQVTHSEKNAEYGKRVVNMLDGQLK from the coding sequence ATGATACAATTAAAAAATTTATTCAAGTGGTATAACGTAGGTGGTACACGCTCATTCGTCCTTAAAGATGTAAGTCTCGATATTGCTGAAGGTGATTTTATCTCCATCATGGGGCCATCAGGGTCTGGAAAATCAACTTTATTAAATATTATCGGTATGCTTGATGAACCTGATGAGGGTGAATATATCTTTATGGGCGAGAATGTATTGGAAATGAAAGCAAAGAAAAGAACGCAGCTATATCAATCCCACATAGGCTATGTATTTCAAGCTTATCATCTCCTGGATGAATTGACCGTGTATGAAAATATCGAAACACCCTTGATCTATAAAGACATTTCAAGCAAAGAAAGAAAAGCTATTGTTGCCGATATGCTTGATCGCTTTGGCATTGTCGGGAAGAAGGATCTCTTCCCGGCCCAGCTATCCGGTGGTCAGCAACAGATTGTCGGTATAGCGCGTGCATTGGCGGGATCACCGAAGTTATTGCTGGCCGATGAGCCTACGGGTAACTTAAATTCCAAACAAGGCGAAGAAATCATGGATTTATTCAAACAGCTCAACGATGATGGCGTTACAATTATACAAGTAACCCATTCTGAAAAGAATGCCGAATATGGTAAAAGAGTTGTCAATATGCTGGATGGTCAGCTCAAATAA
- a CDS encoding transglutaminase-like domain-containing protein, translating into MMNERELKSLISLLDDTDQQIIQEVEHQLKSQGPEIVPYLEKFWESSFDPRVQGRLENIIHEIQFDQTKNELQIWNLSNSFNLLEGLIILNNYQYPSYEDHKIVLAIEDLKTEVWRGLHYDMSPLEKVNLMNHVLFGSFGLTGNTKDYHHPQNSYIGQVLDTKQGNPLTLSCIYSIIAQKLDIPIYGINLPKHFVLAYMDSDEEGNENVLFYINAFNRGQVMQKSDVNSFLKQLNLNPDREFTYPCDNVTILKRALRNLMSAYEEHESSNKQQEIKALFQLLA; encoded by the coding sequence ATGATGAATGAGAGAGAGTTGAAATCGCTAATATCCCTGTTGGACGACACCGACCAACAGATTATTCAGGAAGTGGAGCACCAGTTAAAAAGCCAAGGTCCTGAGATTGTACCCTATTTGGAAAAATTTTGGGAGTCCAGCTTCGATCCCAGAGTACAGGGGCGGTTAGAGAATATCATTCATGAAATTCAATTTGATCAGACCAAAAACGAGTTACAGATCTGGAACCTAAGTAACTCATTTAATCTACTGGAAGGATTAATTATCCTCAATAATTATCAATATCCTTCTTATGAGGATCATAAGATTGTTTTAGCGATAGAAGACCTCAAAACTGAGGTATGGCGCGGTTTGCATTACGACATGAGCCCGCTGGAAAAAGTGAACCTGATGAATCATGTTCTTTTTGGCTCCTTCGGCCTAACAGGAAATACAAAGGATTATCATCATCCACAGAATTCCTATATTGGTCAAGTACTCGATACCAAACAGGGGAATCCCTTAACCCTATCCTGCATTTACAGTATCATTGCACAAAAATTGGACATTCCGATCTACGGTATTAATTTACCAAAGCATTTTGTATTGGCGTATATGGATTCGGATGAAGAAGGGAATGAAAATGTGCTGTTTTACATCAATGCCTTTAATCGTGGGCAGGTTATGCAAAAAAGCGATGTAAATTCATTTTTGAAGCAACTGAACCTCAATCCGGATAGAGAATTCACCTATCCCTGCGATAATGTGACCATCCTTAAACGAGCTTTGCGAAACTTGATGTCTGCCTACGAGGAACATGAAAGTTCAAACAAGCAACAGGAAATCAAAGCGCTTTTCCAGTTGCTTGCTTAA
- a CDS encoding epoxyqueuosine reductase QueH, which yields MENKEFVRETLTLPGEGKKLLLHSCCAPCSGEVMEALIASDIDFTIYFYNPNIHPRKEYDLRKDENIRFAEKHNIPFIDADYDVDHWFDLAKGMEQEPERGIRCTMCFDMRFEKTAEYAAANGFDVISSSLGISRWKNMEQINDCGLRAASRHEGMEYWTFNWRKKGGSARMLEVSKKEKFYMQEYCGCAYSLRDTNKWRMANGREKIELGKNYYE from the coding sequence ATGGAAAATAAGGAATTTGTAAGGGAGACGTTGACATTACCGGGAGAGGGCAAAAAATTACTTTTACACTCCTGCTGTGCTCCTTGTTCTGGAGAAGTGATGGAAGCACTCATTGCTTCGGATATCGATTTTACAATCTATTTTTACAATCCCAATATTCATCCCCGCAAAGAATATGATTTACGCAAAGACGAGAACATCCGATTTGCGGAAAAACATAATATCCCTTTTATTGATGCGGACTACGATGTTGATCATTGGTTCGATTTGGCCAAAGGGATGGAGCAAGAGCCTGAAAGAGGCATTCGTTGCACAATGTGTTTTGATATGCGTTTTGAAAAAACGGCTGAGTATGCAGCTGCGAATGGCTTTGATGTGATTTCAAGTTCGCTGGGTATCTCCCGTTGGAAAAACATGGAGCAGATCAATGACTGTGGTTTACGTGCGGCCTCCCGCCATGAAGGGATGGAGTATTGGACTTTCAACTGGCGTAAGAAAGGTGGTTCTGCCCGTATGCTTGAAGTCTCCAAAAAGGAGAAGTTCTATATGCAGGAATATTGCGGCTGTGCTTATTCGCTACGTGACACTAACAAATGGCGTATGGCAAATGGGCGCGAAAAGATAGAGTTAGGCAAAAATTATTATGAATAA
- a CDS encoding DUF177 domain-containing protein: MKHLKQYRIPFSGLNAGKHNFEFDINKKFFDCYEHSIVKDGNLKAEVELQKQENLLILHFDIQGEIQLTCDTCLKEFMSPISIQERILVKFTDEDWTDNTEEVLILSKSDHELDIAELIYEYINLAVPYIVKCEEQGQGIQCDPEMLALFTSEPDSEEQKEEEIIDPRWEALRNIKNN; this comes from the coding sequence GTGAAACATCTAAAACAATACAGAATTCCCTTTTCGGGGCTCAACGCTGGAAAGCACAATTTTGAGTTTGACATTAATAAAAAGTTCTTTGACTGCTACGAACATTCGATTGTAAAAGATGGCAATCTGAAAGCAGAAGTTGAATTGCAAAAACAAGAAAATCTATTGATTTTGCATTTTGATATCCAAGGCGAAATTCAATTGACTTGTGATACCTGCTTAAAAGAGTTTATGTCGCCGATTTCAATTCAAGAACGAATATTAGTCAAATTCACGGATGAAGATTGGACAGATAATACCGAAGAGGTGTTGATCTTATCCAAAAGCGACCATGAGTTGGATATAGCTGAGTTAATATACGAATACATTAATTTAGCTGTTCCCTATATCGTCAAATGTGAAGAGCAGGGACAAGGCATACAATGTGATCCTGAGATGCTCGCGTTATTTACAAGCGAGCCTGATTCAGAGGAACAAAAAGAAGAAGAAATTATCGACCCACGTTGGGAAGCATTGAGAAATATTAAAAATAACTAA
- the rpmF gene encoding 50S ribosomal protein L32, whose amino-acid sequence MAHPKRKTSKSRRDKRRTHYKAEAPSLTVCKETGAVHLPHRAYTVDGNLYYNGKLIIENTAVV is encoded by the coding sequence ATGGCACATCCAAAACGTAAAACTTCTAAATCAAGAAGAGACAAAAGAAGAACACATTATAAAGCTGAAGCTCCAAGCTTGACAGTATGTAAAGAAACTGGCGCAGTTCATTTACCTCACCGTGCATATACTGTAGACGGAAACTTGTACTACAACGGTAAATTGATCATTGAAAATACAGCTGTTGTCTAA
- the plsX gene encoding phosphate acyltransferase PlsX: MKIGLDILGGDYAPKATITGAIEAQKQLTGDQKIVLFGKTEETKQLINQAGGNSSDFEYVEAPEVIAMGEHPTKAITQKPNSSIAKGFEYLKNKEIDSFASAGNTGAMLVGSMFSVKAIPGVLRPAIASIVPKLKSGFGILLDVGANADCKPEMLNQFAILGSVFAEHVFNVSNPKVGLLNIGEEEEKGNILTTSTYPLLKANDKINFIGNAEGRDLFSDHADVYVCDGFTGNVVLKLAESFYVVTLKKGFKDDFFDRFNYEQYGGSPILGVNAPVIIGHGISTPEAIKNMVLFSRDMIESKFIDSIRSIFN; the protein is encoded by the coding sequence ATGAAGATTGGTTTAGATATTTTAGGAGGAGATTATGCTCCTAAAGCAACGATAACAGGTGCTATCGAAGCACAAAAGCAGCTTACTGGAGACCAAAAAATAGTCCTTTTTGGTAAAACTGAAGAGACTAAACAATTAATCAATCAAGCCGGAGGAAATTCATCTGACTTTGAATATGTGGAGGCTCCAGAAGTCATTGCAATGGGTGAACATCCAACCAAAGCAATAACTCAAAAACCCAACTCAAGTATTGCGAAGGGATTTGAATATTTAAAAAACAAAGAAATTGACTCATTCGCTTCTGCTGGTAATACTGGCGCCATGCTTGTGGGCTCAATGTTTAGCGTTAAAGCTATCCCAGGCGTATTACGCCCTGCAATAGCATCCATTGTTCCCAAATTAAAATCAGGCTTCGGAATCTTATTGGACGTCGGCGCTAATGCGGACTGTAAACCAGAGATGTTGAACCAATTTGCAATCTTGGGAAGTGTCTTTGCCGAACATGTGTTTAATGTATCCAACCCTAAAGTGGGATTATTGAATATCGGAGAAGAAGAAGAAAAAGGAAACATCCTAACAACCTCTACCTACCCCCTACTTAAAGCCAACGACAAGATTAACTTTATCGGAAATGCAGAAGGCCGTGACCTGTTCAGTGACCATGCCGACGTTTACGTCTGTGATGGATTTACAGGCAACGTCGTCTTGAAACTCGCAGAATCATTTTATGTAGTGACGTTGAAAAAAGGTTTTAAAGATGATTTCTTCGACCGATTCAACTACGAGCAGTACGGCGGAAGCCCCATCTTGGGAGTTAATGCTCCTGTCATTATTGGCCATGGTATTTCGACACCTGAGGCCATTAAAAATATGGTTTTATTTTCAAGAGATATGATCGAGTCTAAGTTCATTGACAGCATCAGATCTATTTTCAATTAG
- a CDS encoding beta-ketoacyl-ACP synthase III: MSKIHAAITAVNGYVPDYILTNKELETMVDTNDEWIVSRTGIKERRILKGEGLATSDLAVPAVQGLLKKRGIAATDIDLIIFCTSTPDMLFPATANILADKIGATNAWGFDLQAACSGFLFGLNTGTQFITAGTHKKVLVIGADKMSSVINYQDRNTCILFGDGCGCVLLEPNEEGMGIQDAILKTDGSGGQFLNIKGGGSLNPASHATVDAGLHYAYQEGRTVFKFAVTNMADVAHEVMVKNNLKSEDIAWLVPHQANKRIIDATAERVGLPEEKVMVNIQKYGNTTSGTIPLCLWEWESQLKKGDNLILAAFGGGFTWGSIYLKWAY, from the coding sequence ATGTCAAAGATTCACGCCGCAATCACGGCTGTAAATGGTTACGTTCCGGATTATATCCTTACTAACAAAGAATTGGAAACAATGGTCGACACCAACGACGAATGGATTGTTTCCAGAACGGGAATCAAAGAGCGTCGCATCTTAAAAGGTGAAGGGCTTGCTACTTCAGATCTTGCTGTACCTGCGGTTCAAGGTTTATTGAAAAAAAGAGGTATAGCTGCTACAGATATTGACCTTATTATCTTTTGTACAAGCACACCAGATATGCTGTTCCCTGCGACTGCAAATATTCTGGCCGATAAAATCGGAGCTACAAATGCATGGGGATTTGATCTTCAGGCCGCTTGTTCAGGTTTCTTATTCGGTCTGAATACGGGAACACAATTTATCACTGCTGGTACACATAAAAAAGTCCTTGTTATCGGCGCAGATAAAATGTCTTCGGTGATCAATTATCAAGACCGTAATACCTGTATCCTATTTGGTGATGGTTGTGGTTGTGTATTGTTGGAGCCAAATGAAGAAGGAATGGGTATACAAGATGCTATTTTAAAAACCGATGGTTCCGGAGGACAGTTTTTGAATATCAAAGGTGGGGGTTCACTAAATCCGGCGTCGCATGCAACTGTAGATGCAGGATTACATTATGCTTACCAAGAAGGTCGTACGGTGTTTAAATTTGCAGTAACCAATATGGCTGATGTAGCGCATGAGGTTATGGTCAAAAACAACTTAAAATCAGAAGATATTGCTTGGTTGGTACCGCATCAGGCCAACAAACGTATTATCGATGCAACTGCAGAACGTGTGGGTCTTCCGGAAGAAAAAGTGATGGTGAACATTCAAAAATATGGGAACACGACCAGTGGTACTATTCCTTTATGCCTATGGGAATGGGAATCTCAATTGAAAAAAGGAGATAATCTTATCCTTGCAGCTTTTGGCGGTGGTTTCACTTGGGGATCCATCTATTTAAAATGGGCGTATTAA
- the accB gene encoding acetyl-CoA carboxylase biotin carboxyl carrier protein encodes MGMDIKQIQDLIKFVSKSGVNEVSIEEQDFKITIKTNQEPTYVTATVPAVAPIAAPQVAQAAAPAPVASPAAPAASAEANLITVKSPMIGTFYRSAGPGKPSFVNVGDDINTGSVLCIIEAMKLFNEIESEVSGKIVKILVEDAQPVEFDQPLFLVEPK; translated from the coding sequence ATGGGTATGGATATCAAACAAATTCAAGACTTGATTAAATTCGTTTCAAAATCAGGTGTGAATGAAGTCTCAATTGAAGAGCAAGATTTTAAAATTACAATAAAGACAAATCAAGAACCTACGTACGTAACAGCTACTGTTCCTGCTGTTGCTCCAATTGCTGCTCCTCAAGTTGCACAAGCGGCGGCGCCAGCTCCGGTAGCTAGCCCTGCAGCACCTGCTGCAAGTGCTGAAGCAAACTTGATTACAGTCAAATCACCTATGATCGGTACATTTTACCGTTCGGCAGGACCTGGTAAACCATCTTTCGTTAATGTTGGTGATGATATCAATACCGGTTCTGTATTATGCATCATTGAAGCAATGAAATTATTCAACGAAATTGAATCTGAAGTTTCAGGCAAAATCGTTAAGATTTTGGTAGAAGACGCTCAACCTGTTGAGTTCGACCAACCATTATTCTTAGTTGAGCCTAAGTAA
- the accC gene encoding acetyl-CoA carboxylase biotin carboxylase subunit — MFKKILIANRGEIALRIIRTCREMGIKSVAVYSTADRDSLHVRFADEAVCIGPPPSRDSYLNIPNIISAAELTNADAIHPGYGFLSENARFSAICAEYGIKFIGATAEQIEKMGDKSRAKDTMKKAGVPTVPGSDGLISNVKEGITLANEIGYPVIIKATAGGGGRGMRIIWKDEEFEPAWDSARVESAAAFGNDGIYLEKYVEEPRHIEFQIVGDQFGTVCHLSERDCSIQRRHQKLIEESPSPFMTPELRAEMGEAAVKGAKAVNYEGAGTIEFLVDKHRNFYFMEMNTRIQVEHPVTEEVINFDLIKEQIKVAAGIPISGKNYEPGMHAIECRINAEDPFNNFRPSPGKITNFHSPGGHGVRVDTHVYSGYSIPPNYDSMIAKLITVAQTREEAICTMERALSEFVIEGIKTTIPLHLRLMRDPNFRAGNFTTKFMETFDLTEYPAED; from the coding sequence ATGTTCAAAAAAATATTAATTGCAAATAGAGGCGAGATTGCCCTGCGCATTATCCGTACCTGTCGTGAAATGGGTATTAAAAGTGTTGCAGTATATTCCACTGCTGATCGAGATAGTTTACACGTAAGATTTGCGGATGAAGCAGTTTGTATTGGTCCTCCACCGAGTAGAGACTCTTACTTAAACATTCCAAATATTATTTCTGCAGCTGAATTGACAAATGCAGATGCGATTCATCCAGGATACGGCTTCTTATCGGAAAACGCACGCTTTTCAGCAATCTGTGCAGAATATGGTATCAAATTTATTGGTGCAACTGCAGAGCAGATCGAAAAAATGGGTGATAAATCCCGTGCTAAGGATACCATGAAAAAAGCTGGTGTTCCTACAGTTCCAGGATCGGATGGTTTGATCTCAAACGTAAAAGAAGGTATTACCTTAGCCAATGAAATCGGCTACCCAGTTATCATCAAGGCTACAGCCGGTGGTGGTGGCCGTGGTATGCGCATCATTTGGAAAGACGAAGAGTTTGAACCAGCTTGGGATTCTGCACGTGTTGAATCTGCTGCGGCTTTCGGTAACGATGGCATCTACCTTGAAAAATATGTAGAAGAACCGCGTCACATCGAATTCCAAATTGTGGGCGATCAGTTCGGTACAGTATGTCACTTATCGGAACGTGACTGTTCTATTCAACGAAGACACCAAAAATTGATTGAAGAATCTCCATCACCTTTTATGACTCCCGAATTGAGAGCTGAAATGGGAGAGGCTGCTGTCAAAGGTGCTAAAGCTGTAAACTATGAAGGTGCTGGTACAATCGAATTCTTGGTTGACAAACACCGCAACTTCTACTTTATGGAAATGAACACTCGTATCCAAGTAGAACACCCTGTAACGGAAGAGGTAATCAACTTTGATCTGATCAAAGAACAAATTAAGGTGGCCGCAGGAATTCCGATCTCCGGAAAAAACTACGAACCAGGAATGCATGCGATCGAATGTCGTATCAATGCGGAGGATCCTTTCAACAATTTCCGTCCTTCACCAGGTAAAATCACCAACTTCCACTCACCAGGTGGACATGGTGTACGTGTAGATACACACGTTTATTCTGGTTACTCAATTCCGCCAAACTATGATTCTATGATTGCTAAATTGATCACCGTTGCGCAAACACGTGAAGAAGCAATTTGTACTATGGAACGTGCATTGAGTGAATTCGTCATTGAAGGGATCAAAACAACCATTCCTTTGCATTTGAGATTGATGCGCGACCCTAACTTTAGAGCCGGCAATTTCACGACAAAGTTTATGGAAACTTTCGACCTAACGGAATATCCTGCAGAAGATTAA
- the tatC gene encoding twin-arginine translocase subunit TatC, with protein sequence MSTPNSKDLIQAIKDKGKNIEAEMSFFDHLEVLRWHLVRSAIAICIFAGIAFTFYDFVFNDIIMGPKNLNFWTYRMMCKAADAFNLADFCVKKIPFNIINTELAGQFMLQINSCLLMALMMGFPYLLFEIWLFVKPALTDVERRSARGFVFYSSLLFILGALFGYYIVVPLSINFLANVSLSDEIVNQITIDNYLSTIATLTLGCGIVFLLPILVFILSKIGIMTPEFMRASRRYATVIILVIAAIITPSADIITMLTVAAPMFLLYEISIMVSADVKRKKLAQEK encoded by the coding sequence ATGAGTACACCTAATTCGAAAGATCTAATACAAGCTATTAAAGATAAAGGGAAGAATATAGAAGCGGAAATGTCTTTTTTTGACCACCTTGAGGTTTTAAGATGGCATTTGGTCCGTTCAGCAATTGCGATCTGTATCTTTGCAGGTATTGCCTTTACATTCTACGATTTCGTATTCAACGATATCATCATGGGGCCAAAGAATTTAAATTTTTGGACCTATCGCATGATGTGTAAGGCAGCAGATGCTTTCAATTTAGCAGACTTCTGTGTCAAGAAAATTCCTTTTAATATCATCAATACCGAACTAGCAGGTCAATTTATGCTTCAGATAAACTCCTGTTTATTGATGGCTTTGATGATGGGATTCCCCTACCTCCTTTTTGAAATTTGGTTATTTGTAAAACCAGCACTGACCGATGTGGAAAGACGGTCTGCACGCGGGTTTGTTTTTTACTCTTCTTTATTGTTTATTTTAGGAGCACTCTTCGGATACTACATTGTTGTACCCTTATCCATCAACTTTCTAGCCAACGTATCCCTAAGTGATGAGATCGTCAACCAGATTACCATTGATAACTACCTTTCTACGATAGCAACGTTAACATTGGGCTGTGGAATTGTTTTCCTACTCCCGATACTGGTATTTATTCTCTCGAAAATAGGCATTATGACCCCTGAATTTATGCGGGCCAGCCGTCGTTATGCAACTGTAATTATTTTAGTGATAGCAGCTATCATTACACCTTCCGCAGATATCATCACCATGCTGACCGTTGCAGCACCAATGTTCTTATTATATGAGATAAGTATCATGGTTTCGGCCGATGTCAAAAGAAAAAAATTAGCACAAGAAAAATAA
- the rpiB gene encoding ribose 5-phosphate isomerase B produces the protein MSSVKKIAIGSDHAGFEYKTALVSFLNELGYEVTDFGTNSPDSVDYPDFAHPVASAVENKEADAGVLICGSANGVAITANKHQNIRAAICWLEEISALARQHNDANVVCIPARFIDLDLAKKIVNTFINTEFEGGRHANRVNKIACSC, from the coding sequence ATGAGCAGCGTAAAGAAAATTGCGATTGGAAGTGACCATGCCGGCTTTGAATACAAAACAGCTTTGGTAAGTTTTCTAAATGAACTGGGTTATGAGGTAACAGACTTTGGAACAAACTCTCCAGATTCAGTTGATTATCCAGATTTCGCACACCCAGTTGCATCAGCAGTAGAAAATAAAGAAGCTGATGCTGGAGTCTTAATTTGTGGAAGTGCAAATGGTGTTGCTATCACAGCTAATAAACACCAAAATATTCGTGCTGCTATCTGTTGGTTGGAGGAAATTTCGGCTTTAGCCCGTCAGCATAATGATGCGAACGTCGTATGTATACCTGCACGTTTTATCGACCTTGACCTCGCTAAAAAGATCGTCAACACATTTATAAACACGGAATTCGAAGGTGGGCGTCACGCTAACCGCGTAAACAAAATAGCTTGTAGCTGTTAG